In Camelina sativa cultivar DH55 chromosome 16, Cs, whole genome shotgun sequence, a single window of DNA contains:
- the LOC104752326 gene encoding shikimate O-hydroxycinnamoyltransferase-like isoform X1, which yields MGEAAEQARGFHVTTTRNQVITAALPLQDHWLPLSNLDLLLPPLDVNVCFCYKKSVNITNTVAHETLKTALAETLVSYYAFAGEIVTNTTGEPEILCNNRGVDFVEAGADVELRELNLYDPDESIAKLVPIKKHGVIAIQVTQLKCGSIVVGCTFDHRVADAYSMNMFLLSWAEISRSDVPISCVPSFRRSLLNPRRPLVIDSSIDQIFMPVTSLPPPQEITNPENLLTSRIYYIKADALEELQTLASSSNNGKRTKLESFSAFLWKLVAEKTAKDHPKTAKDHPVPCKTSKLGIVVDGRRRLMEQENNTYFGNVLSIPFGGQRIDDLTNKPLSWVAEEVHRFLERSATKEHFLNLIDWVETRRPTPSVSRIYSVGSDDGPAFVVSSGRSFPVTQVDFGWGSPVFGSYHFPWGGSAGYVMPMPSYGDWMVYLHLTKGQLKFIEEEASHVFKPIDNDYLKI from the exons ATGGGAGAAGCGGCGGAGCAAGCACGTGGCTTCCACGTGACCACCACCAGGAATCAAGTCATCACAGCGGCTCTTCCCCTCCAGGACCACTGGCTCCCACTCTCGAACCTCGACCTCCTCCTTCCTCCTCTCGACGTCAACGTTTGCTTCTGCTACAAGAAATCAGTTAACATTACCAACACAGTGGCTCATGAAACCCTCAAGACGGCTTTGGCAGAGACTCTCGTCTCCTACTACGCCTTTGCCGGCGAGATCGTCACTAATACTACCGGAGAACCAGAGATTCTCTGCAACAATCGTGGCGTAGATTTTGTGGAAGCCGGTGCTGACGTGGAGCTTCGAGAGCTTAACCTGTATGATCCTGATGAAAGTATTGCCAAGCTTGTTCCCATCAAGAAACATGGAGTCATAGCGATTCAG GTAACTCAACTGAAATGTGGAAGCATAGTTGTTGGCTGCACATTTGATCATCGTGTAGCGGACGCATATTCCATGAACATGTTTCTCTTATCGTGGGCCGAGATATCACGGTCTGACGTACCAATCTCTTGTGTACCATCGTTTCGAAGATCTCTGCTAAACCCACGAAGACCTTTGGTCATCGATTCATCTATAGACCAGATTTTTATGCCTGTCACCTCCTTGCCCCCTCCACAAGAAATTACCAATCCAGAAAATCTCCTTACGAGCCGTATCTATTACATAAAAGCGGATGCATTAGAAGAGCTCCAAACTCTAGCCAGCAGCTCGAACAACGGTAAAAGGACAAAACTTGAATCATTTAGTGCGTTTCTGTGGAAACTCGTGGCAGAGAAAACAGCTAAAGATCATCCA AAAACAGCGAAAGATCATCCAGTCCCGTGCAAGACCTCAAAACTTGGGATCGTCGTGGACGGAAGGAGGAGACTTATGGAGCAAGAAAACAATACTTACTTCGGAAACGTTCTCTCAATCCCATTTGGTGGACAGAGAATCGATGACTTGACTAACAAGCCACTGTCTTGGGTGGCCGAAGAGGTTCACAGATTCTTGGAGAGATCAGCGACCAAAGaacattttttgaatttgatcgATTGGGTTGAGACTCGTCGCCCAACACCTTCGGTTTCAAGAATCTACAGCGTCGGATCTGACGATGGACCCGCCTTTGTGGTTTCTTCCGGGAGGAGTTTTCCTGTGACCCAAGTGGATTTCGGGTGGGGCTCGCCAGTTTTTGGATCTTACCATTTCCCATGGGGTGGCAGCGCCGGATACGTTATGCCGATGCCAAGCTACGGAGATTGGATGGTTTACTTGCACCTTACGAAAGGACAGTTGAAGTTCATTGAGGAAGAGGCTTCTCATGTGTTTAAACCTATTGACAATGATTATCtcaagatttaa
- the LOC104752326 gene encoding shikimate O-hydroxycinnamoyltransferase-like isoform X2, which produces MGEAAEQARGFHVTTTRNQVITAALPLQDHWLPLSNLDLLLPPLDVNVCFCYKKSVNITNTVAHETLKTALAETLVSYYAFAGEIVTNTTGEPEILCNNRGVDFVEAGADVELRELNLYDPDESIAKLVPIKKHGVIAIQVTQLKCGSIVVGCTFDHRVADAYSMNMFLLSWAEISRSDVPISCVPSFRRSLLNPRRPLVIDSSIDQIFMPVTSLPPPQEITNPENLLTSRIYYIKADALEELQTLASSSNNASSSNNGKRTKLESFSAFLWKIVAEKTAKDHPVPCKTSKLGIVVDGRRRLMEQENNTYFGNVLSIPFGGQRIDDLTNKPLSWVAEEVHRFLERSATKEHFLNLIDWVETRRPTPSVSRIYSVGSDDGPAFVVSSGRSFPVTQVDFGWGSPVFGSYHFPWGGSAGYVMPMPSYGDWMVYLHLTKGQLKFIEEEASHVFKPIDNDYLKI; this is translated from the exons ATGGGAGAAGCGGCGGAGCAAGCACGTGGCTTCCACGTGACCACCACCAGGAATCAAGTCATCACAGCGGCTCTTCCCCTCCAGGACCACTGGCTCCCACTCTCGAACCTCGACCTCCTCCTTCCTCCTCTCGACGTCAACGTTTGCTTCTGCTACAAGAAATCAGTTAACATTACCAACACAGTGGCTCATGAAACCCTCAAGACGGCTTTGGCAGAGACTCTCGTCTCCTACTACGCCTTTGCCGGCGAGATCGTCACTAATACTACCGGAGAACCAGAGATTCTCTGCAACAATCGTGGCGTAGATTTTGTGGAAGCCGGTGCTGACGTGGAGCTTCGAGAGCTTAACCTGTATGATCCTGATGAAAGTATTGCCAAGCTTGTTCCCATCAAGAAACATGGAGTCATAGCGATTCAG GTAACTCAACTGAAATGTGGAAGCATAGTTGTTGGCTGCACATTTGATCATCGTGTAGCGGACGCATATTCCATGAACATGTTTCTCTTATCGTGGGCCGAGATATCACGGTCTGACGTACCAATCTCTTGTGTACCATCGTTTCGAAGATCTCTGCTAAACCCACGAAGACCTTTGGTCATCGATTCATCTATAGACCAGATTTTTATGCCTGTCACCTCCTTGCCCCCTCCACAAGAAATTACCAATCCAGAAAATCTCCTTACGAGCCGTATCTATTACATAAAAGCGGATGCATTAGAAGAGCTCCAAACTCTAGCCAGCAGCTCGAACAACG CCAGCAGCTCGAACAACGGTAAAAGGACAAAACTTGAATCATTTAGTGCGTTTCTGTGGAAAATCGTGGCAGAGAAAACAGCGAAAGATCATCCAGTCCCGTGCAAGACCTCAAAACTTGGGATCGTCGTGGACGGAAGGAGGAGACTTATGGAGCAAGAAAACAATACTTACTTCGGAAACGTTCTCTCAATCCCATTTGGTGGACAGAGAATCGATGACTTGACTAACAAGCCACTGTCTTGGGTGGCCGAAGAGGTTCACAGATTCTTGGAGAGATCAGCGACCAAAGaacattttttgaatttgatcgATTGGGTTGAGACTCGTCGCCCAACACCTTCGGTTTCAAGAATCTACAGCGTCGGATCTGACGATGGACCCGCCTTTGTGGTTTCTTCCGGGAGGAGTTTTCCTGTGACCCAAGTGGATTTCGGGTGGGGCTCGCCAGTTTTTGGATCTTACCATTTCCCATGGGGTGGCAGCGCCGGATACGTTATGCCGATGCCAAGCTACGGAGATTGGATGGTTTACTTGCACCTTACGAAAGGACAGTTGAAGTTCATTGAGGAAGAGGCTTCTCATGTGTTTAAACCTATTGACAATGATTATCtcaagatttaa
- the LOC104752327 gene encoding uncharacterized protein LOC104752327 — protein sequence MIINCPSPSLCRTNCLTSSKSRRRTQCQSRLVTRSAAVLRISKAAAIGAIAAAVVIASVSVASAELPPPPQDGETLSNVPQTLSGEDCKKQRIQRPKSKNAEKCTVKCVNTCIRSGDEEGPINIRRPLVVFKQGFRSRNYCLVECSDICNLIGDGDYGP from the exons ATGATAATAAATTGTCCATCTCCTTCTCTCTGTCGCACGAATTGCTTGACTAGTagtaaaagtagaagaagaactCAGTGTCAGAGCCGCCTGGTAACTAGATCAGCAGCGGTGCTTCGTATATCCAAGGCGGCGGCGATCGGGGCCATAGCTGCGGCGGTTGTGATAGCTTCGGTGTCTGTAGCTTCAGCAGAGCTTCCTCCGCCGCCTCAAGACGGAGAAACGCTATCTAACGTACCGCAGACGCTATCAGGTGAAGActgcaagaaacagaggattcaaCGACCCAAATCCAAGAACGCAGAGAAGTGTACCGTTAAATGCGTCAACACTTGTATTCGCAGTGGAGACGAAGAAGGACCCATCAACATCAGAAG GCCATTAGTGGTATTCAAGCAAGGGTTTCGTAGCCGTAATTACTG CTTAGTGGAATGTTCGGATATCTGCAATTTGATCGGAGATGGTGACTATGGACCCTGA
- the LOC104754023 gene encoding histone acetyltransferase HAC1, which translates to MNVQAHMSGQLSGQVPNQGTMSQQNGNPQMQNLVGGGSAPAPPAGLGPSRVSPVDSDIIKLRQAMRIRIFNIFQQKQPSPADDASKAKYMDVARRLEEGLFKIANSKEDYMNQSTLEPRLTSLIKGRQLNNYNQRHTNSSSVGTMIPTPGLQHSGGNPNLMITSSVDASMAGSSNITTTNMNTGNLLHSGVYLSLLILLXQSVSRTSSSLSHQQQQFQQQPNRFQQQPNQFHQQQQQFLHQRQLKQQSQQQQRFISHDAFGQNRVASDMVTHVKHEPGIENPSESIHSQTPEQFQLSQFQNQYQNNAEDRHAGSQILPVTSQSDMSTSVPQNSQQIQQMLHPQSMASDSINGFSNLSVGVKSESGLRGQWQSQSHEQTQMSNSMLNERHIQEDFRQRMSGTDEAQPNNMSGGSIIGQNHISTTSESPNPQNPTATTCRYGNGNQDPRFRNQQKWLLFLRHARNCKAPEGKCPDRNCVTVQKLWKHMDSCAATQCSYPRCRPTKTLINHHRNCKDSNCPVCIPVKAYLQQQANARSLARLKNETDAARPVNGGEISNDAVQTSAGAISCASPGADISDHLQPSLKRLKVEQSSQPVDVETESCKSSVVSVTEAQSSQYVERKDHRHSDVRASSKYFEVKAEVSEVSAQTRTSFKEEKIGITQNIPKQRPVSEPVKPDLSDTSPRLENTKMEKEPELLKKENLPEPTEHTSKSGKPEIKGVSLTELFTPEQVREHIRGLRQWVGQSKAKAEKNQAMEHSMSENSCQLCAVEKLTFEPPPIYCTPCGARIKRNAMYYTVGAGDTRHYFCIPCYNESRGDTILAEGTPIPKARLEKKKNDEETEEWWVQCDKCEAWQHQICALFNGRRNDGGQAEYTCPYCFIAEVEQSKRKPLPQSAVLGAKDLPRTILSDHIEQRLFKRLKQERTDRARAQGKSFDEIPTAESLVIRVVSSVDKKLEVKPRFLEIFREDNYPTEFAYKSKVVLLFQKIEGVEVCLFGMYVQEFGSECAFPNQRRVYLSYLDSVKYFRPEVRSYNGEALRTFVYHEILIGYLEYCKLRGFTSCYIWACPPLKGEDYILYCHPEIQKTPKSDKLREWYLAMLRKASKEGIVAETINLYDHFFMQTGECKAKVTAARLPYFDGDYWPGAAEDLIYQMSQEEDGRKGNKKGMLKKTITKRALKASGQTDLSGNASKDLLLMHKLGETIHPMKEDFIMVHLQPSCTHCCMLMVSGNRWVCSQCKHFQICDKCYEAEQRREDRERHPVNFKDKHALYPVEITDIPSDTRDKDEILESEFFDTRQAFLSLCQGNHYQYDTLRRAKHSSMMVLYHLHNPTAPAFVTTCNACHLDIETGQGWRCEVCPDYDVCNSCYSRDGGVNHPHKLTNHPSLADQNAQNKEARQLRVLQLRKMLDLLVHASQCRSPQCQYPNCRKVKGLFRHGIQCKVRASGGCVLCKKMWYLLQLHARACKESECHVPRCRDLKEHLRRLQQQSDSRRRAAVMEMMRQRAAEVAGGSG; encoded by the exons ATGAATGTTCAGGCACACATGTCGGGACAGCTATCAGGTCAGGTTCCTAACCAAGGGACCATGTCCCAGCAGAATGGGAACCCTCAGATGCAGAATTTAGTTGGTGGTGGTTCAGCTCCTGCTCCTCCTGCTGGTTTAGGACCTTCACGTGTTTCTCCCGTTGACAGTGACATCATAAAACTTCGCCAGGCCATGCGTATCAggat TTTCAACATTTTCCAGCAAAAGCAACCATCTCCAGCTGATGATGCATCAAAGGCAAAGTATATGGACGTTGCTAGACGCTTAGAGGAGGGGCTGTTTAAAATTGCTAACTCAAAG GAAGATTACATGAACCAGTCAACCCTTGAGCCTCGGCTGACAAGTCTAATCAAAGGCAGACAGTTGAATAACTACAATCAGCGACACACTAATTCGTCTTCGGTTGGAACAATGATACCCACTCCAGGATTACAACACAGTGGGGGGAATCCAAATTTGATGATTACATCCTCCGTTGATGCTTCTATGGCTGGAAGTAGTAACATCACAACTACTAACATGAACACTGGAAACCTGCTACATTCTGGTG TGTATCTAAGTTTGTTGATACTACTANTCCAGTCTGTGTCTAGAACTAGCTCTTCTTTG TCACATCAACAGCAGCAGTTTCAGCAACAGCCTAATCGGTTTCAGCAACAACCTAATCAGTTTCACCAACAGCAGCAGCAGTTTCTTCATCAACGGCAATTAAAGCAGCAGAGCCAGCAGCAACAGAGATTTATAAGTCATGATGCTTTTGGGCAAAATCGTGTGGCTTCTGACATGGTTACACACGTTAAACACGAACCAGGAATTGAGAACCCTAGCGAGTCTATCCACTCCCAAACTCCTGAGCAATTCCAGCTTTCTCAGTTTCAGAATCAATACCAGAACAATGCAGAAGACCGTCATGCCGGTTCTCAGATTCTCCCCGTTACAAGTCAGAGTGATATGAGCACATCAGTTCCTCAAAATAGCCAACAGATACAGCAAATGTTGCATCCGCAGAGTATGGCTTCAGACTCTATTAACGGTTTTAGCAACCTCTCTGTTGGAGTGAAATCAGAATCTGGGCTGCGTGGTCAGTGGCAATCTCAGTCACACGAACAGACACAAATGTCCAATAGTATGTTAAACGAACGGCACATTCAGGAGGACTTTCGTCAAAGAATGTCAGGAACGGATGAAGCTCAGCCCAATAATATGTCTGGAGGGTCGATTATAGGTCAAAACCATATCTCCACTACGTCAGAATCCCCTAATCCCCAAAATCCCACTGCTACCACTTGTAGATATGGAAACGGAAACCAAGATCCGAGATTCAGAAATCAACAGAAATGGCTACTGTTTTTACGCCATGCTCGCAACTGCAAAGCGCCTGAAGGGAAGTGTCCTGATCGGAATTGTGTTACGGTTCAGAAGCTCTGGAAACATATGGACAGTTGTGCTGCCACTCAATGTTCATATCCCCGTTGCCGCCCCACCAAGACATTGATTAATCACCATCGAAATTGTAAGGACTCTAACTGCCCTGTCTGTATTCCTGTGAAGGCCTACCTACAGCAACAAGCAAATGCACGGTCCCTTGCTcgtttaaaaaatgaaactgaTGCAGCCAGGCCAGTGAATGGAGGTGAAATATCAAATGATGCAGTGCAGACCTCTGCTGGAGCAATATCTTGTGCTTCGCCTGGTGCTGATATTTCAGATCATTTGCAACCTTCATTAAAACGGTTGAAGGTGGAGCAGTCTTCTCAACCTGTGGACGTTGAGACAGAAAGTTGTAAAAGCTCAGTTGTTTCCGTAACAGAAGCACAATCATCTCAGTATGTTGAAAGGAAAGATCATAGGCACAGTGATGTACGCGCATCTTCAAAGTACTTTGAAGTGAAAGCTGAGGTTTCTGAAGTTTCAGCGCAGACACGAACCAGTTTCAAAGAGGAGAAAATTGGAATTACTCAAAATATTCCCAAGCAAAGGCCTGTCAGTGAACCTGTTAAACCTGATTTGTCTGATACCTCACCTCGGCTAGAGAATACAAAAATGGAGAAAGAACCTGAGCTACTTAAGAAAGAAAATCTGCCAGAGCCTACTGAACATACATCAAAATCTGGAAAACCAGAGATAAAGGGTGTTTCGTTAACTGAATTGTTCACTCCTGAACAAGTCAGAGAACATATTCGTGGTCTCCGTCAGTGGGTTGGCCAG AGTAAAGCCAAAGCAGAAAAAAACCAGGCAATGGAGCATTCAATGAGTGAGAATTCCTGCCAACTATGTGCAGTGGAGAAGCTTACCTTTGAGCCACCACCTATCTATTGTACCCCTTGTGGTGCCCGCATCAAGAGAAATGCTATGTATTACACTGTAGGAGCTGGTGACACTCGTCATTACTTTTGTATTCCATGTTATAATGAATCCCGTGGGGATACTATACTTGCTGAAGGGACGCCTATACCTAAGGCAAGActcgagaaaaagaaaaatgatgaagagACTGAAGAATGG TGGGTCCAATGTGATAAATGTGAGGCCTGGCAACATCAGATATGTGCTTTATTTAATGGGAGAAGGAATGACGGAGGGCAGGCTGAGTATACCTGTCCATATTGCTTTATAGCAGAAGTGGAGCAAAGTAAGAGGAAGCCTTTACCTCAGAGTGCTGTTCTTGGAGCTAAAGACCTACCGCGAACAATTCTCAGTGACCATATAGAGCAGCGGTTGTTTAAGAGGCTGAAGCAGGAAAGAACAGATAGAGCCAGGGCTCAAGGAAAAAGTTTTGATGAG ATTCCTACTGCCGAGTCCCTTGTGATTCGAGTTGTTTCATCTGTTGACAAGAAGCTGGAAGTCAAACCTcgatttcttgaaatttttcgGGAGGATAATTACCCAACAGAATTTGCGTACAAGTCCAAG GTAGTTCTGTTGTTCCAAAAGATTGAAGGTGTGGAAGTATGCTTATTTGGGATGTACGTCCAAGAATTTGGTTCTGAATGCGCTTTTCCTAATCAACGCCGAGTTTATCTCTCGTATTTGGATTCTGTCAAGTACTTCAGACCGGAGGTCAGATCTTATAATGGGGAGGCTCTGCGTACTTTTGTTTACCACGAAATTCTG ATCGGGTACCTAGAATACTGCAAGTTGCGTGGTTTCACGAGCTGCTACATATGGGCTTGTCCGCCGCTAAAGGGCGAAGATTATATCTTGTATTGTCATCCAGAAATTCAGAAGACGCCAAAATCTGATAAACTACGAGAGTG GTACCTAGCAATGTTGAGAAAAGCTTCAAAGGAAGGGATTGTTGCAGAGACTATAAATCTCTATGACCATTTTTTTATGCAAACTGGTGAATGTAAAGCTAAGGTTACAGCAGCCAGACTCCCGTATTTCGATGGTGACTACTGGCCAGGTGCAGCAGAGGATCTTATATACCAAATGagtcaagaagaagatggcAGAAAGGGAAATAAGAAAGGGATGCTCAAGAAAACCATTACCAAAAGGGCGCTAAAAGCTTCTGGGCAGACTGATCTTTCTGGGAATGCGTCCAAGGATCTGCTGctaatgcataaa CTCGGTGAGACCATTCACCCAATGAAGGAAGACTTTATCATGGTCCACTTGCAGCCTTCTTGCACTCATTGCTGTATGCTGATGGTATCAGGAAATCGTTGGGTCTGCAGCCAGTGCAAACACTTCCAGATTTGTGATAA GTGTTATGAGGCTGAGCAGAGACGTGAAGACAGGGAAAGGCATCCTGTTAATTTTAAGGATAAGCATGCGTTGTATCCT GTCGAAATTACAGATATTCCTTCAGATACGCGGGACAAAGATGAGATACTCGAAAGCGAGTTTTTCGACACTAGGCAAGCATTTCTGAGTCTTTGTCAAGGTAACCATTACCAGTATGATACATTAAGGCGGGCAAAACATTCGTCGATGATGGTTCTTTACCATCTACATAACCCAACCGCTCCTGCGTTTGTCACGACCTGCAATGCTTGTCATCTTGACATTGAAACTGGTCAAGGCTGGCGCTGTGAAGTATGTCCAGACTACGATGTGTGCAATTCTTGTTACAGTAGAGATGGTGGAGTTAATCATCCTCACAAGTTGACTAATCATCCATCTTTAGCTGATCAAAATGCTCAAAACAAAGAAGCGAGGCAATTGCGAGTCTTGCAG CTTAGGAAAATGCTTGATCTTCTGGTACATGCATCACAATGTCGTTCGCCACAATGTCAATATCCTAATTGCCGGAAAGTGAAGGGGCTATTCCGACATGGTATACAGTGCAAAGTACGTGCTTCGGGAGGTTGTGTTCTATGCAAGAAAATGTGGTATCTCCTTCAACTCCACGCTCGGGCCTGCAAGGAATCAGAGTGCCATGTACCTCGTTGCAG GGACCTGAAGGAGCATCTGAGAAGATTACAGCAGCAATCAGATTCACGGCGTAGAGCAGCTGTAATGGAAATGATGAGACAAAGAGCTGCAGAAGTCGCTGGGGGATCAGGTTAA